In a single window of the Vitis vinifera cultivar Pinot Noir 40024 chromosome 6, ASM3070453v1 genome:
- the LOC100263360 gene encoding uncharacterized protein LOC100263360 isoform X2, producing the protein MQVTAHYSLPKPLCCSASLSPFFINSKTSLLPSHSLSFIYCKSLSTQLYGLRIKARQRRKVSPVFASTENNAERWLLEPIGDGDTRHIGFKVARPGAYEIASSVVTVGRLPDKADLVIPVATVSGLHARIQKKEGGLLVTDLDSTNGTFIDDKKLSPGVAAPVSPGSCITFGDIHLAIFRVSKLENAEVTKESEDSPVKPEADSPTEG; encoded by the exons atgcaagtgaCTGCCCACTACTCTCTTCCAAAGCCTCTATGCTGCTCAGCATCTCTGTCTCCTTTCTTTATTAATTCTAAAACTTCTCTTCTCCCCTCTCATTCTCTTAGTTTTATTTACTGTAAGAGCCTCTCCACACAGCTATATGGTCTTAGAATCAAAGCTAGGCAGCGGAGGAAGGTTTCTCCTGTATTTGCCTCAACAGAGAATAATGCAGAAAGATGGCTTCTTGAACCTATAG GTGACGGAGACACTAGGCACATAGGATTTAAAGTTGCAAGGCCAGGTGCATACGAAATAGCTTCT AGTGTGGTGACTGTTGGGCGTCTTCCAGATAAAGCCGACTTGGTAATTCCAGTTGCAACAG TATCCGGTTTGCATGCCCGCATTCAGAAGAAAGAGGGGGGCCTTTTAGTAACAGACTTGGACAGCACAAATGGAACATTTATTGATGACAAGAAGCTCAGCCCGGGTGTTGCTGCCCCTGTATCACCAGGAAGTTGTATTACATTTG GGGATATTCATCTGGCAATATTCCGCGTTTCAAAACTTGAGAATGCAGAAGTTACAAAGGAATCAGAAGACTCTCCAGTTAAACCAGAGGCTGACAGTCCAACTGAAGGCTAA
- the LOC100263360 gene encoding uncharacterized protein LOC100263360 isoform X1: protein MQVTAHYSLPKPLCCSASLSPFFINSKTSLLPSHSLSFIYCKSLSTQLYGLRIKARQRRKVSPVFASTENNAERWLLEPIGDGDTRHIGFKVARPGAYEIASSVVTVGRLPDKADLVIPVATVSGLHARIQKKEGGLLVTDLDSTNGTFIDDKKLSPGVAAPVSPGSCITFGNMTLLLPIYALNFLSFEVNKIERPESESKLRSVMNAFLVLFSWHISSMKEPETSTSTLVINLNL from the exons atgcaagtgaCTGCCCACTACTCTCTTCCAAAGCCTCTATGCTGCTCAGCATCTCTGTCTCCTTTCTTTATTAATTCTAAAACTTCTCTTCTCCCCTCTCATTCTCTTAGTTTTATTTACTGTAAGAGCCTCTCCACACAGCTATATGGTCTTAGAATCAAAGCTAGGCAGCGGAGGAAGGTTTCTCCTGTATTTGCCTCAACAGAGAATAATGCAGAAAGATGGCTTCTTGAACCTATAG GTGACGGAGACACTAGGCACATAGGATTTAAAGTTGCAAGGCCAGGTGCATACGAAATAGCTTCT AGTGTGGTGACTGTTGGGCGTCTTCCAGATAAAGCCGACTTGGTAATTCCAGTTGCAACAG TATCCGGTTTGCATGCCCGCATTCAGAAGAAAGAGGGGGGCCTTTTAGTAACAGACTTGGACAGCACAAATGGAACATTTATTGATGACAAGAAGCTCAGCCCGGGTGTTGCTGCCCCTGTATCACCAGGAAGTTGTATTACATTTGGTAACATGACTCTTCTTCTTCCTATTTATGCCCTTAATTTTTTGTCATTTGAGGTGAATAAGATTGAAAGACCTGAATCTGAGTCTAAACTCCGCTCTGTAATGAATGCGTTTTTAGTTCTATTTTCTTGGCATATCAGTAGTATGAAAGAGCCAGAAACATCAACTTCCACTTTAGTGATAAACTTGAACCTATGA
- the LOC100258223 gene encoding disease resistance protein At4g27190-like has translation MELVASLLGSVVADAGKHLCGCICSKASNSLRFQAGFNDLEEEMKLLIDLRSKVENESAWTPQVSEWLKEVEELECEVNSMQEGIAASNERSGRGFLNCSLHNKELVQRLKKVQRLRKVGTSISMVAAHRLARRVEHIPGPSIECQATATQNLAKIMSLLNDDGVGRIGVWGMGGVGKTTLVKNLNNKLRDASSTQSFGIVIWITVSKEMDLKRIQVQIAQRLNMAVDMDETTERMAIKLFHRLKKENKFLLIFDDVWKGIHLDSLGVPQPEDHVGCKIVLTTRSLDVCRVMRTDVDVRVDVLNDSEAWNLFCQNVGDVASLQHIKPLAEAVAKECGGLPLAIIVMGTSMRGKTMVELWEDALNELQQSLPCNIQGIEDEVYKPLKWSYDLLQGKNIKSCFLYCSLFPEDFSIEISELVQCWLAEGLLDSQQNYRDAQNRALALIENLKNCCLLEPGDSTGTVKMHDVVRDVAIWISSSLSDGCKFLVRSGIRLTEIPMVELSNSLKRVSFMNNVITELPAGGIECLEASTLFLQGNQTLVMIPEGFLVGFQQLRVLNLCGTQIQRLPSSLLHLSELRALLLKDCTCLEELPPLGGLSQLQLLDCDSTAIKELPQGMEQLSNLRELNLSRTKQLKTFRAGVVSRLPALEVLNMTDTEYKWGVMGNVEEGEASFDELGSLRQLTYLYINLKGISPPTFEYDTWISRLKSFKILVGSTTHFIFQEREFKKTHVIICDVDLSEQCIGWLLTNSSSLLLGFCSGQKQMLENLALNNVSFACLTKLTITNSDCCLRPENGSVAQNNLLPSLEELYLRHLTHLENVSDLVSHLGLRLSKLRVMEVLSCPRLKYLLSFDGVVDITLENLEDIRLSDCVDLGDLFVYDSGQLNSVQGPVVPNLQRIYLRKLPTLKALSKEEESWPSIEELTVNDCDHLKRLPLNRQSVNIIKKIRGELEWWRRLEWGDEEMRSSLQPFFLECTFGKQTPR, from the coding sequence ATGGAATTAGTGGCTTCACTGTTGGGTTCAGTGGTAGCAGACGCTGGCAAACATCTATGTGGTTGCATATGTTCTAAAGCTAGTAATTCTCTCAGATTTCAAGCAGGTTTCAATGATCTGGAAGAAGAGATGAAGCTTTTAATAGATCTGAGAAGCAAAGTGGAGAATGAGTCAGCTTGGACCCCCCAAGTAAGtgagtggctcaaggaggttgaagAACTGGAGTGTGAAGTGAATTCTATGCAAGAAGGTATAGCAGCCAGCAACGAGAGATCCGGCAGAGGTTTCTTAAATTGCAGCCTGCATAACAAAGAACTGGTACAAAGGCTGAAGAAGGTGCAAAGACTTCGCAAAGTGGGCACCAGCATCAGCATGGTGGCTGCTCATCGTCTAGCCAGAAGAGTGGAGCATATTCCAGGGCCATCAATTGAGTGTCAAGCAACAGCAACACAAAATTTAGCTAAAATCATGAGTCTTCTGAATGATGATGGAGTTGGGAGAATCGGTGTTTGGGGCATGGGCGGAGTAGGCAAAACTACTCTGGTAAAGAACCTGAACAACAAGCTCCGGGATGCTTCTTCAACACAATCTTTTGGCATTGTGATATGGATTACAGTATCCAAGGAAATGGACTTGAAAAGAATCCAAGTACAAATTGCTCAGAGATTGAATATGGCTGTGGATATGGATGAAACCACTGAGAGGATGGCTATTAAATTGTTTCACAGACTGAAGAAGGAAAATAAGTTTCTCCTCATTTTTGATGACGTGTGGAAGGGAATTCATTTAGACTCCTTGGGTGTGCCCCAGCCTGAAGATCATGTGGGTTGCAAGATCGTATTAACGACTCGATCTTTGGATGTTTGTAGGGTGATGAGGACTGATGTGGATGTCAGAGTGGATGTTCTAAATGACAGTGAAGCTTGGAATTTGTTTTGTCAAAACGTGGGGGATGTAGCCTCCTTACAACATATTAAACCATTAGCAGAGGCAGTTGCTAAAGAATGTGGAGGATTGCCCTTGGCGATAATCGTCATGGGGACGTCTATGAGGGGAAAGACAATGGTGGAGCTTTGGGAGGATGCCTTGAATGAGCTGCAACAATCACTGCCCTGTAATATCCAAGGGATAGAGGATGAGGTCTATAAGCCCTTAAAGTGGAGCTATGATTTATTACAAGGTAAGAATATCAAGTCATGCTTCCTgtattgttctttatttcctgAGGATTTCTCCATTGAAATAAGTGAACTAGTACAATGCTGGCTGGCCGAAGGTCTCTTAGATTCACAGCAAAACTATAGGGATGCACAGAATAGGGCACTTGCTTTGATTGAAAATCTAAAGAACTGTTGCTTGTTGGAACCTGGTGACTCTACTGGCACTGTGAAAATGCATGATGTAGTCCGCGATGTTGCCATATGGATTTCTTCCTCTCTGAGCGATGGATGTAAATTCCTAGTTCGATCAGGGATTAGATTGACTGAGATTCCCATGGTTGAATTGTCAAATTCTCTCAAGAGAGTTTCATTCATGAATAATGTGATAACAGAGCTACCAGCTGGTGGGATAGAGTGCCTAGAGGCATCAACTTTATTTCTACAAGGTAATCAGACCCTTGTGATGATTCCTGAGGGATTCCTGGTTGGATTTCAACAACTGAGAGTTTTGAATCTGTGTGGAACTCAGATCCAGAGATTGCCTTCTTCCCTTCTCCATCTTAGTGAGCTACGCGCTCTCCTCTTAAAGGATTGCACTTGTCTTGAAGAATTGCCTCCACTAGGGGGGCTTAGTCAACTGCAGTTGCTCGACTGTGATTCCACTGCTATCAAGGAATTGCCTCAAGGGATGGAGCAATTGAGCAACTTGAGGGAGCTGAACCTGTCACGCACTAAGCAGTTGAAAACATTTCGAGCTGGAGTAGTATCTAGGCTGCCTGCTTTAGAGGTTCTCAACATGACAGATACCGAATACAAATGGGGAGTGATGGGAAATGTAGAAGAGGGAGAAGCATCTTTTGATGAGCTAGGAAGTCTCAGGCAATTAACATACTTATACATTAACTTGAAAGGCATTTCACCCCCAACCTTCGAGTATGACACGTGGATAAGCAGATTGAAAAGCTTCAAAATCCTTGTGGGCTCAACTACTCATTTCATATTCCAAGAACGAGAGTTCAAGAAAACACATGTGATCATCTGTGATGTTGATCTCTCAGAACAATGTATTGGGTGGTTGTTGACGAATTCAAGCTCCTTACTTTTGGGTTTCTGCAGTGGACAGAAGCAGATGCTTGAAAACTTAGCCTTAAATAATGTTTCCTTTGCTTGTTTGACAAAGCTTACTATTACCAATTCTGACTGCTGCTTAAGGCCAGAGAACGGTTCTGTTGCCCAAAATAACCTACTCCCAAGTCTGGAGGAGCTTTATCTTCGTCATCTCACACATCTAGAGAACGTCTCGGACTTAGTTTCTCATCTGGGACTAAGACTATCAAAGCTAAGAGTAATGGAGGTGCTGTCTTGTCCCAGATTAAAGTATCTTCTATCATTTGATGGTGTGGTTGATATAACCTTAGAAAACCTGGAAGATATCAGATTAAGTGACTGTGTTGATCTGGGTGATCTCTTTGTATACGATTCAGGGCAGCTGAACTCAGTTCAAGGACCTGTTGTTCCAAACCTACAGAGAATATACTTGCGTAAACTTCCCACATTGAAGGCTTTAAGCAAAGAAGAGGAGTCATGGCCGAGCATAGAGGAACTTACAGTGAATGACTGTGATCATCTCAAAAGGCTGCCCCTGAATCGCCAAAGTGTAAATAtcataaagaaaataagaggaGAACTGGAGTGGTGGAGGCGATTGGAGTGGGGTGATGAGGAAATGAGGTCAAGTCTGCAGCCTTTTTTCCTCGAATGTACTTTCGGAAAACAAACACCAAGATAG